In the Bacillus sp. HSf4 genome, ATGATCTTGCGAAAGATTTTTACGAGGGCGGAAAACAAATTGGATGGAATCTCGGATGGACAATCGACCATTTACATAAAGATCCGAAAGTTGTTTTAGACACAGTTCTTGGGTACGATTATAAAGGCGCTCTTTTGAGTATGGTAGACACGTTGGCGGAAAAATGGGATGAGAAAGTAGTACATGGAGATGCGTATTCAAGGGCGCATTACTTTACTTATTTGATCGGAAGCCTTGCCGGCTTGCGGAGCGGAAAATCTTCTGTTTCAACGGGCTCGAAAGATCTTGCGAAAGCTGGGAAAACCGCGGTTGGCAAGGTGAAGGAAGCTGGTAAGACTGTAAAACAGTCAATTAAGCCACCTAATAATCGTTACACTCCTGCATTGCAAGGGATTCTGCAGGATGCACCGAATTCTATTAATGTAAAGAATACCCCTCTTGTATTAAAAGAATTGGCAGAAGATCAAAAGAAAAGTGTGCTTTTTAACAGTAGTAAAGAGACTTCGGGTCAGACTGTTAAAAAAGTACGAAAAACCATTGTGCCAACAGTTAAAAGTGGGGAGTTTAATAAATGGTTCAATTCATTATCAACTAAACAATTAGATGAACTCTGGAGTGATAAAAAAACTAGAAGAGCCATAGAAAGACAGCTTCGAGCTCCAGGAGGAATGCATGAGTGGCACTTGGTTTCACGAGCCCCTACTTTTAAACATTGGGGAGTAACGGCTGAAAAAATTAGAGAGCTACGAACGGCAATAAATGAAGTGGAATTTGTTAACCCAACTGGAAAACACGGTGGACTAGGTTCTACTGCTGCTCACAACGAGCTACTAAAGATTATAGACTCATCAAAAGATTATAATATGTTTGTGCGAAGATTAAACAATTGGGCCAATTACAGACTAAAAGGTGGAGTTGAGGCTTTACCGGAAGGGCTAAGGATAAAAAAATAGGAGGGTTTGAAATGGAACGAGAAAACTATGTATCATTATGGATTGGTAATATTCAAACTGTTGATAAATTAAATGAATATGTTGAATTACCGTACGATGAAGAAGAAGGTGACTTCCTCCCTTCTCCGTTTTTAAGGGACTTTGACATAGATATTGATGATTTAGATGAAGATTTTATCGAAAAGGTTGTTCATGTCCAAAATAAAGAATTGCTGCGCGAATTAATATGTGGTTGCTCATATGGTGATATCATTTTATCTCGTTTTGAAGCTATTCAGGGTAAACAACTTCCGAAGAATATAAACTCTGCTATTTTACTATATAACTTTGATTATGAAGGAAAAAGAAATGAAATTGTTAACAATGAGTATACTTTTAAATTTGTAGGCTCCGTTTCATATATTTAAAAATAAAATTGAACTACAGAACTGATAATTACTTGTTTTAGCACTTGATCTCTGATTGAGTGTTTTTTTTGTATGTAAATCCGAGAAAAACCCGACAAAAAGGGAGATGAAATAGGGATATTTTCCATTCCATTCAGTCATCCGATAACGACAAGAAAAACAAACGCGAATACCTTAGTCCAAGACGGAGAGCCTGCGGACACTGATCTTTTGCACACGGATGTTGTGCAGTTGATCGGCGGCCGTGGCCGGAAGGGGAGACGCATCTTACCCTTAGCAAATGTGAACTCGGATGTATCGAATGATAATGGTCGTCAGCTTCCAAGAAGGAACGGCTGTAGCGATTTAATATCTGTTAAATTTTATAAGGAGGAGCCCCAATTATAAAGCTAATACAACTCAATATTTGAAAAAGATAACTGATTCATCACACTTTGTTTTAAGTAGCGATACTGTTTCTCGTTGGTATCTGAATAGGCTTCGTTTCTATTTGAGGGGATATCCATATACAGGATGTCTTCTTTAAATTGAGAAGCCGTAAAATCATATCTTTCTCTATGGATGACATTATAAAAATGCCATCCATCAGGTTGTTTTGTTTTCATTATTTCTCCGCCTAATATATCGTTTACGACTAAGGTGGTTACGCCACATTGTCCCTTTGCAGGGTTATCCTTGCTCCATTTTGAACTTGAGTCTAAAGACCAGGATTCAGACAATGCTTTAAGTATTTGTTCGATTTGTACAAGATTATTATTATCCATCATAAATCCTCCTTTTCATAGATTCATTATATCAATTTAAATGTAGGAAAGCCTGCATTGTTAGTGAAACGAGGAGTACACATTGAATGTTGCTAAGCATAAACTATGATAAGTATCGGTCATTTCAAATACAAATCAGATCTACTCCGGTCAAACCGAAGCGCGAATTTTCTGCTATCGTGTCGAACTTCATGAATTCAAGGAAGTATAAAATGACATAGAGATATGATAATGC is a window encoding:
- a CDS encoding LXG domain-containing protein; this translates as MKTLDVQALRNGIDDTLEQLKKQADEIAKVKKSVDGITSLDDALKGKGGDAIRAFYEECHTPFLRFYETFIEEYQSALKKIKTSLDSFESNHNGYISQAFLEHELEQGLNAADRTTKHLVSKANATIAKVSHIADLPQLDDSDFHEQNQRAKREISSTLEKLHAFDREQTNALKTAENDLETMQRYITRLEKMYTGPKIEITGYQKGSILKPDEMDTLQPNEETPMEMMLEKLDKTRMETEIRKAEKQADAIEKLKNVATAETELDDPAKYFQDIYLKSETPFGPDLKPGEDDKEFHQTAIDIYSGSGGAIYDLAKDFYEGGKQIGWNLGWTIDHLHKDPKVVLDTVLGYDYKGALLSMVDTLAEKWDEKVVHGDAYSRAHYFTYLIGSLAGLRSGKSSVSTGSKDLAKAGKTAVGKVKEAGKTVKQSIKPPNNRYTPALQGILQDAPNSINVKNTPLVLKELAEDQKKSVLFNSSKETSGQTVKKVRKTIVPTVKSGEFNKWFNSLSTKQLDELWSDKKTRRAIERQLRAPGGMHEWHLVSRAPTFKHWGVTAEKIRELRTAINEVEFVNPTGKHGGLGSTAAHNELLKIIDSSKDYNMFVRRLNNWANYRLKGGVEALPEGLRIKK
- a CDS encoding immunity 22 family protein, translating into MERENYVSLWIGNIQTVDKLNEYVELPYDEEEGDFLPSPFLRDFDIDIDDLDEDFIEKVVHVQNKELLRELICGCSYGDIILSRFEAIQGKQLPKNINSAILLYNFDYEGKRNEIVNNEYTFKFVGSVSYI